GAAGCTGGCCGGGCGGCGTGGCGTATTCCCGCCAGGGTTCGGCGGGCGAACGGGCAACCAGCACGGCCAGCACCACGGCGGCCGCGGCGGCCAGGCCGCCGATCGACCAGACGAACGCTGAGCGCCGGATGGGAGGTCGAGCCGGTCGGCGGGGGAAAGGGGTGACGACAGGCGCGCCGGCCGCTGGCGCCTCCAGGTCTTCCCAGAAGGCCTCGACCGCGTCATAGGCGGCTCTATGGTCGAGCGAGGCGTCCAGCCAGGCGGTGAAGGCCCGCCAGTCGGCGACGTCCATCTCGCCGCGCACCCGGATGCACCAGGCGACGGCCTCCTGCTCCACGGCGTTGTCTGGCGACCCGGTCATGCGCGCTCACCCGAGGTCCGACGCCGGCAGGACGGCCGGCTCGGCCACAATGACGCCGCCGATGGGCGCATACCCCCCGCGGTCATCGTCCCACCTTCGCGTACAGATGGGCCAGGGCCGCGCTCATGTGCTTTTCGACCGTCTTCAGCGACAGGCCCAGCCGCTGGGCGGTCTGGGCGTAGGTCAGGCCCTCGAACTTGTGCAGGCGGAAGATCCCCTGGGTGCGGGAAGGCAGGGCCAGCAGGGCCTCAGACAGTCGCTCCAGCCGCTGGCGGGCGATCAGGGTGGTTTCGGCGTCGGGATCCTCGACCATCTCGACGCGCCCGATCACCGTCGTGCTGGTCCGCCGCCAGGCGTCGTCCCGCGCCCGGTTCCGGCGGCCGCGCCGAAGCCAGTCCAGCATGTGGTTGTGTGCCAGGCGATAGAGGAAGGCGGCGGGATTGCGCACGTCCTGGCCCTCCAGGTTCCGGATCTTGACGTAGAGATCCTGGACCAGGTCCTCGACGTCGGCTTGGGGCCCCAGGCGCGCCCTATAGAAGCCGCGCAGTTCGTTCTGCCGCGCCAGATAGGTCTCCAGCACGAGGGCGGAGGCCGGTGAGGGGCTAGCGGGCGGGGGCTTTTCGTCGGTTGGGGACAAGTCTTGCGCACGATGTCGGGCCGCGCCCGGATGCGCGTTTTGCCTCAAGGATGCGTTTGGATCAAAAATTGGATCCAAAATGAGGCGATTGTGGATGTCGCCATGCCCTAACGCCCAAATGCCTCCGGATTGCACAGCCGCGACAGGCGGGCCGGGTCGAGTATGGCGATGCTGGCGTAACCCAAGGCGACGACGCCGGCTTCCTCCAGTCTGCGCAGGCCACGGTTCAGAGTCTGGCGGCTGACCCCGACG
The window above is part of the Caulobacter soli genome. Proteins encoded here:
- a CDS encoding RNA polymerase sigma factor, with protein sequence MLETYLARQNELRGFYRARLGPQADVEDLVQDLYVKIRNLEGQDVRNPAAFLYRLAHNHMLDWLRRGRRNRARDDAWRRTSTTVIGRVEMVEDPDAETTLIARQRLERLSEALLALPSRTQGIFRLHKFEGLTYAQTAQRLGLSLKTVEKHMSAALAHLYAKVGR